The Chryseobacterium aureum genome contains a region encoding:
- a CDS encoding sodium-translocating pyrophosphatase: MDLFVLVPIFGVIALLYTFLQSNWVNKQNAGNEKMKIISGHIADGAMAFLKAEYKILTYFVVVVAILLAVMGSSNANSHWSIGIAFAVGAVFSATAGFIGMKIATKANVRTAEAARTSLSKALKVSFTGGSVMGMGVAGLAVLGLGALFLIIKQIFAPEATVDSLEMEKTIEILTGFSLGAESIALFARVGGGIYTKAADVGADLVGKVEAGIPEDDPRNPATIADNVGDNVGDVAGMGADLFGSYVATVLATMVLGRETVSDDAFGGFAPILLPMLIAGTGIIFSMIGTLFVKINDNEGSSTSSVQNALNLGNWGSIVITALASYFLVTYILPEKMVLRGHEFTKMGVFGAIMVGLVVGTLMSIITEYYTAMGKRPVSSIVRQSSTGHATNIIGGLSVGMESTLLPIIVLAGGIYGSYLCAGLYGVAIAAAGMMATTAMQLAIDAFGPIADNAGGIAEMSELPKEVREKTDILDAVGNTTAATGKGFAIASAALTALALFAAFVGIAGIDGIDIYRADVLAGLFVGGMIPFIFSSLAITAVGQAAMAMVEEVRRQFREIPGILEGKAQPEYEKCVAISTDASIRKMMLPGAIAIISPLLIGFIFGPEVLGGFLAGATVCGVLMGMFQNNAGGAWDNAKKSFEKGVEINGQTYYKGSEPHKASVTGDTVGDPFKDTSGPSMNILIKLMSIVSLVIAPTLAVLHKDKIEANRQAKIESLTGVSGGVTGVSGDAKVITAVPGEIKGHLNENGDFVYETGNMQKIKLDGGKTIAIGDASQLYQLYNAVKQKDKSALDPNKWYTIENLYFETGSSDLKAESALQLNTLAEILNAYPDLKIKLGGYTDNSGNEDSNLKLSNLRAQTAKLKLLELGIASDRIEAEGYGSQHPVCEANDTDECKAKNRRIDVRVLAL, encoded by the coding sequence ATGGATCTATTTGTGTTAGTACCAATTTTTGGTGTCATAGCTTTGCTTTATACATTTCTTCAGAGCAACTGGGTCAATAAACAGAATGCCGGAAATGAAAAAATGAAAATCATCAGCGGCCATATTGCAGACGGTGCAATGGCTTTTCTAAAGGCTGAATACAAAATCTTAACGTACTTTGTGGTAGTAGTCGCCATTTTATTGGCAGTGATGGGATCCAGTAATGCCAACTCACACTGGAGCATCGGAATTGCTTTTGCCGTTGGAGCTGTATTCTCTGCAACAGCAGGTTTCATCGGAATGAAAATCGCTACCAAAGCGAATGTGAGGACCGCAGAAGCTGCAAGAACATCACTTTCAAAAGCCCTTAAAGTCTCTTTTACAGGAGGTTCCGTAATGGGAATGGGGGTAGCAGGACTAGCGGTTCTTGGTTTGGGAGCTTTATTTCTGATTATCAAACAGATTTTTGCGCCGGAAGCTACAGTAGACTCGCTCGAAATGGAAAAAACCATTGAAATTCTTACAGGATTTTCTCTTGGAGCAGAATCCATCGCTCTTTTTGCAAGAGTAGGCGGTGGTATTTATACAAAAGCTGCTGACGTAGGAGCTGACCTCGTAGGAAAAGTTGAAGCCGGAATTCCCGAGGATGATCCCCGAAACCCTGCTACCATTGCAGATAACGTGGGAGATAACGTGGGCGATGTCGCCGGAATGGGAGCCGATCTTTTCGGATCTTATGTGGCAACGGTTCTTGCTACTATGGTGCTGGGTAGGGAAACAGTTTCTGATGATGCTTTCGGAGGCTTTGCCCCAATTCTTTTACCCATGCTGATTGCAGGAACAGGAATTATTTTTTCCATGATCGGAACTTTATTTGTAAAAATTAATGATAACGAAGGTTCATCCACGTCCAGTGTACAGAACGCTTTAAACCTTGGAAACTGGGGCAGTATTGTAATTACCGCCCTTGCATCGTACTTTCTTGTAACGTATATCCTTCCTGAAAAAATGGTTCTCAGAGGTCATGAATTTACCAAAATGGGAGTATTCGGAGCCATCATGGTAGGGCTGGTAGTAGGAACGTTAATGAGCATTATTACAGAATATTATACGGCAATGGGTAAAAGACCGGTTTCAAGTATTGTGAGACAGTCTTCCACAGGCCATGCAACCAATATTATCGGAGGACTTTCCGTAGGAATGGAATCCACTTTACTGCCAATTATTGTATTGGCCGGAGGTATCTATGGCTCTTACCTGTGTGCCGGACTTTACGGAGTTGCTATTGCCGCAGCAGGAATGATGGCTACTACAGCAATGCAGCTTGCTATTGACGCTTTTGGGCCCATCGCAGATAATGCAGGAGGGATTGCCGAAATGAGTGAACTTCCCAAAGAAGTACGTGAAAAAACAGATATTTTAGACGCTGTAGGAAATACAACAGCAGCCACAGGTAAAGGATTTGCAATTGCCTCTGCTGCTTTAACGGCGCTGGCTTTATTTGCGGCGTTTGTAGGAATTGCAGGAATTGACGGTATTGATATTTACAGGGCAGATGTACTTGCAGGATTATTTGTAGGAGGAATGATTCCGTTTATCTTCTCATCGCTGGCCATTACAGCAGTAGGGCAGGCGGCTATGGCTATGGTGGAAGAAGTAAGAAGACAGTTCCGTGAAATTCCGGGAATTCTGGAAGGAAAAGCACAGCCGGAGTATGAAAAATGCGTCGCTATTTCTACCGATGCCTCCATCAGAAAAATGATGTTGCCGGGTGCTATTGCAATCATTTCACCATTATTAATAGGATTTATCTTCGGACCTGAAGTTTTGGGAGGATTTTTAGCAGGAGCCACAGTTTGTGGGGTATTGATGGGAATGTTCCAGAATAATGCAGGAGGAGCCTGGGATAATGCCAAAAAATCATTTGAAAAAGGGGTGGAAATTAATGGTCAGACCTACTATAAAGGTTCAGAACCTCATAAAGCATCCGTAACAGGTGACACCGTGGGAGATCCCTTCAAAGATACATCAGGACCTTCTATGAATATCCTGATCAAACTGATGTCAATCGTTTCTTTGGTAATTGCCCCTACTTTGGCCGTTTTACACAAAGATAAAATAGAAGCGAACAGACAGGCAAAAATTGAAAGTCTTACCGGGGTTTCAGGTGGTGTAACAGGTGTGAGTGGAGATGCTAAAGTAATTACTGCTGTTCCCGGAGAGATAAAAGGCCACCTTAATGAAAACGGAGATTTTGTATATGAAACAGGAAATATGCAGAAAATAAAACTGGATGGAGGAAAAACAATTGCCATTGGAGACGCAAGTCAGCTTTACCAACTTTATAATGCAGTTAAGCAAAAAGATAAATCTGCTTTGGATCCGAATAAATGGTATACCATTGAAAATCTATATTTTGAAACAGGTTCAAGCGATCTGAAAGCAGAATCCGCACTTCAGCTGAATACGCTGGCTGAGATTTTAAATGCTTATCCTGATCTCAAAATAAAACTTGGCGGATACACAGACAACAGCGGTAATGAAGACAGTAATCTTAAATTATCCAATTTAAGAGCACAGACAGCAAAATTGAAGCTGCTTGAGCTGGGCATTGCATCAGACAGAATAGAAGCCGAAGGCTACGGATCACAGCACCCTGTATGTGAAGCGAATGATACGGACGAATGTAAAGCAAAAAACAGGAGGATTGATGTAAGAGTACTCGCTCTTTAA